Sequence from the Spartobacteria bacterium genome:
AATGCCTCGTTCGGCTAGGGCTCGCAACGTCGCTTCCACTGAATACACACACATGTCATCCAGTCGGCGCGTTGGATAGGATAACGGAGCCGATGCCGCTGTATCTTTGGGGAAAATCTGCTCAAATGCGGAACCCAACTCCCCTTCATAGGCCGCATGCTGCAAATAGAATGTAATATCCATGCTAAACCCCCGCTTTCGAAAACGCGACACACGCGTTGGTTCCGCCAAATCCATAGGACGTTGAGATCACATGCCGCACATCATAGGTCGTCGCGGTACTCGGCACCGTTACATGGCCCAATTCTTCAATGGGATCGTGTATACCCAATGTGGGTGGAACGACCTGATCTCGCAGAGATAAAACAGAAAAAACGCTCTCAATAACCCCTGCCGCTCCCAACGTATGACCGGTGGATGCTTTGGTCGACGTCATGAACATAGAAGGATTATCTTTAAATACACGCTGCACGGCTTTGGCCTCCATCATATCATTATGAAGCGTCGCCGTTCCATGGGCGTTGACATAACTGATGTCCCCGGGCTGAAGATGTGCCGAGGACAAGCAATCACGAATCACTTTTTCCGCGCCATCCCCTTCCGGGTGGGGCTGCGTACAATGATAGGCGTCACAAGATGCCGCATATCCGCTGACTTCCGCCAGCAGCGTACGCCCCGATGCACGTGCACTCGCCTCGGTTTCCAAAACCAGCACCGCCGCCCCTTCGCCCAGTACCAACCCGTCACGATGCTTATCAAACGGCCTACATCCCGAACGACTAATCAGCCGCAACACATTAAATCCACCAAAAACAAATTCACAAACAATATCATACCCTGCCACAATCGCTTTGTCCGCCATCCCCGCCTTCAAAGCCATCCATGCCATCCCCACAGCATTACCCCCCGATGAACAAGCATTACTGATCACCAGCGGGGCCCGACGAAACCCCATCCGACGGCTCAAATGAATCCCCTGCATATAAGGAACATAATCCTTCAGGTGCCGAAGATTATTCTTCGTAATCCCATGTTTCTGATAGTCCTTATAGAATTGCAGACCCTGAGCCATTCCCCCCATCGTGGTTGCCAGATACAGCGGAGCGGACGCTAAATCAGTCCTGCCTCCCAAAGCTTCCTGTACCGCCACAAACAAAATACGCGAGGCATCATCAAGATAGGGGTCATCTCCCTCCAGCGACGGAATATCCACCGAACATAAAGGAGCTCCATCATACCGTGAACCGTCAAACCGACGAGCTTCCCGCACACCGGTTTTTTCAGCCAATAGCTGCTTCCAATTCTTATCCACGGAGGATCCCAATGAAGTTATCAGGCCCATTCCTGTGACAAATATCCGGCTTTCACACTTCATTATTTTTTTCTGTTTCGTACATGATCTACGGTTGAATATCTTTAATGATACGTAAAAAGAAGAGAAGGAAGGGGGTCGATGTTATTCGCAGGAGAAAATCTCGTCAAACAATTTCAGTTACATTTAAAAGGATTTGCAGTTCTTCTGTATCAAAATTTATATTATTCATTACAAATACTCCCTGTGTTGCCTTACCGGGAATAATGGACTGTCCCGTAAATCATTGCCCCGCCCGAATTCCAAAAATAGGAAGTGCCCGATCATGGTCGCATGCAGAAGCGTATACAATGATTGATCAGGTCGTATTGGAGATTACCACTTACACAGTGGCAAACAATTAGCTGCAACCACCATGATTGCTAAAAACGAGCCCATTTCAAAAGTTCCAATGATTGGAACTTTTTGACAGAATTCTTCCAATCATTGGAACTCTGAAATGGCCGGAGTATCAGGCTGTTTTGATCGTGTATGGCGTATGTGGATTTGAATCCGGTACGGGCCAAAATGGCGGGAAACAAGTGGTTGTGTGGATTATCGGCCAGTTTGGGTGCGTTTAAGCCGCTCGATTTCATTGGTTGTTTTTCCTGTCGACAAGACATCTCGAACTAGTACTATGAATGTCGGCTAAAATGATTCTGTAAGCCGGTATGTATACATAAAATGTGCTCAACGTATGAAAAAAATAACAACCAGTGTTTATACCTTTCGTGATCTCATCGAAGGAGGGTATCTCTACGTAGATAAGACCCGCTGGCTGTATGAATTAGTAAATCACGCTAAAGGGGTCTATTTTTTGTCGCGGCCGCGTCGTTTTGGCAAATCATTGACGTTATCGACGCTGGAATCGATCTTTCTGGGTGAAAAAGAGCTGTTTAAAGGCCTGTACATGGAGGATCAGCCCTTTGATTGGACGCCACACACCATCATTCGGATTGATATGGGAGATAAACAGGCCGATACGGCGGAAAGACTCGAAGGAACCCTCCGTTATGCCGTGCTCCAGCAGGCACAGGAATACGACCTCACCATAAAGGAAAACCTGCCGCATATCATGTTTGCGGATCTTGTGAATACACTGAAAGAACGCGGTAAAGTCGTGATTCTGGTCGATGAATACGACAAACCTATTTTGGGGAATATTGGAAATCCCGAATTGCCGAAAATCCGCAATGTGCTGAAAGCATTTTATTCGGTGATCAAGGCTGTGGATGAAAATCTGCGTTTTGCATTCGTTACCGGTGTGAGCAAATTTTCGCAGGTGTCCATCTTCTCAGATTTGAATAATCTGACGGATCTGACGATGTCGACGAAATTCGCTGAAATGCCCGGATTTACGCAGGAAGAGCTCGAACATAATTATGCAGGTTATATTGATGAGCTGGCAGAGCATGAAGATCTGCCGCGTGCGACCCTGCTGGAAGAAATCCGCGAATGGTACAATGGGTACCGATTTTCTAAAAAGGAAGTCACTATTTACAATCCCGTTAGTGTAGGGAAACTTTTTGAAAATATGGATTTCCAGAACTATTGGTTCGAAACGGGGACTCCGAGCTTTTTGATTCATCTGATGAAGCAGACGCATTTCGATGTGATCAGTGTCAATAGCTTGGAACTGGATGAACTGGGGTTTTCCGCCTACGAAATTGAGCATGTCCGTCCCGAACCCATCCTTTTTCAGACGGGCTATATCACCATAAAAGATTTTGATAAAATGTTCGGCTTGTATACGCTCGGATACCCGAACCGCGAAGTGGAAAATGCCTTTTTGCGCTACTTGATGGATGATTTTACGCCGGTGAGCAAAGAATTTGCCGCGTCGCACCTTGCGCGGCTCATGAAAGCCCTCGTAGCAGGTGATTTGGACACTTTTTTTGCTCATTTCCGCATTTTTTTCGAAAATGTCCCTTACGATATCCAGTTGTCCGATGAAAAATACTACCAGACGATCTTTTATCTGGTTTTGAATATTATCGGCGTGCAGATTGATTGTGAGGTTCGCACTGCTGCGGGTCACATTGATGCGGTTATACAAACGGACGCCGCCGTGTATATTTTCGAATTTAAGCTGCATGGAACAGTGGATGAGGCCCTCACTCAGATCAAAGAAAAACGCTATTACGAAAAATATCAGAATAGCGGGAAAACGATTCGCCTCATCGGTGCTGCGTTCGATCGGAAAACGCGTAATTTGGACACTTGGCGGGAAGAATCTATCAAAAAATAGAACCTCTCTATTCAAATCCCATCATGTTTGCGACGGATTTGCGTGAGTTTGTGTTGCGTGGTATTACGTTGCACTCATAGCTCTTTGGGTTTAGTGATGCATAGAGGAATCAGGACTAACCCAAGTTTCTTAATTCTAATCATAACATGTTGCGAAAGAACGAATGCGATGCAAAAGGCAC
This genomic interval carries:
- a CDS encoding beta-ketoacyl-[acyl-carrier-protein] synthase family protein, translated to MKCESRIFVTGMGLITSLGSSVDKNWKQLLAEKTGVREARRFDGSRYDGAPLCSVDIPSLEGDDPYLDDASRILFVAVQEALGGRTDLASAPLYLATTMGGMAQGLQFYKDYQKHGITKNNLRHLKDYVPYMQGIHLSRRMGFRRAPLVISNACSSGGNAVGMAWMALKAGMADKAIVAGYDIVCEFVFGGFNVLRLISRSGCRPFDKHRDGLVLGEGAAVLVLETEASARASGRTLLAEVSGYAASCDAYHCTQPHPEGDGAEKVIRDCLSSAHLQPGDISYVNAHGTATLHNDMMEAKAVQRVFKDNPSMFMTSTKASTGHTLGAAGVIESVFSVLSLRDQVVPPTLGIHDPIEELGHVTVPSTATTYDVRHVISTSYGFGGTNACVAFSKAGV
- a CDS encoding AAA family ATPase, encoding MKKITTSVYTFRDLIEGGYLYVDKTRWLYELVNHAKGVYFLSRPRRFGKSLTLSTLESIFLGEKELFKGLYMEDQPFDWTPHTIIRIDMGDKQADTAERLEGTLRYAVLQQAQEYDLTIKENLPHIMFADLVNTLKERGKVVILVDEYDKPILGNIGNPELPKIRNVLKAFYSVIKAVDENLRFAFVTGVSKFSQVSIFSDLNNLTDLTMSTKFAEMPGFTQEELEHNYAGYIDELAEHEDLPRATLLEEIREWYNGYRFSKKEVTIYNPVSVGKLFENMDFQNYWFETGTPSFLIHLMKQTHFDVISVNSLELDELGFSAYEIEHVRPEPILFQTGYITIKDFDKMFGLYTLGYPNREVENAFLRYLMDDFTPVSKEFAASHLARLMKALVAGDLDTFFAHFRIFFENVPYDIQLSDEKYYQTIFYLVLNIIGVQIDCEVRTAAGHIDAVIQTDAAVYIFEFKLHGTVDEALTQIKEKRYYEKYQNSGKTIRLIGAAFDRKTRNLDTWREESIKK